The following DNA comes from Photobacterium sp. DA100.
GAAGCTGACATCGGTGCAGCTACTGTCTTCGCTGCGGAACTGCCACAGCTTGTCCGACAGGGTTCCTTCGTCGAGCAAGTTGCCCTGGGCAACTTGGCTATCGACCCAAGCCAGGAATTTGCTCACGGCCACGCCGTCGCGGATATGGCAGGCCTTCATGCCGGCAATTTCTGTCGGGTTCTTGGCGGCTTTCGGTAGCAGGCAAGGGTCGGCAGCCTCTAGCAACGTGGCCTTGGCATCGCGCAGGGTTTGGCTGGCCCAGGCATTGCTGGTGGCTGGGTCAACCAATACGGTTTTGCCCGAAAGTTGCTTGAGGCCTGCTTCCAGCGCATCTGGCGCGTGGACGCGGACACCTGTGCCAACATGGTCGGCAAAGCCTTCTGGCAGGCGGCTTGGGTCAATGTAGAAATCCACGCTTTGATCGGCATGAAGCAGTGCGGTGGAGAGCAGTACTGGCAGGCTCGGCACATCGCTGCCGCGGATGTTGAGTAGCCAGGCAATACTGTCAAGTTGGGTCAGCAGTACAGCATCGGCTTTCTGCTTGGTGAGCTCGGCGGCAATTTGCTCGCGCTTGTCGCTGCTGCATTGGCCGACGAAGTCCAGTCCCATCAGTTTGGCCTGCGACAGCGTCGCCGCTGGGCGATCTGACCACAGTTGCTCGATTGGGTTGTCGCTAATGCTGACGAGTTCCAATTCACCGGCTACTTGCTCTTGGGTACGAGTTAGCCACGCGGCACTGTGGAGGCGCGGGTCGATAGCGATTTTGCTGTTGGCCGCGAGGTTGTCCAATGCCCACTGGACCGGCGGCTCGTCAATCAGATGGCGGTATTCGTAAACGTCGCCCGGTACCTGCTTGCGGACCTGAACGACATAGCGGCCGTCGACGAACATCGCCGCCTTGTCGCGGGCAATCACTGCCATACCAGCAGAGCCGGTAAAGCCGGTCGCCCAGTGCAGGCGCTCGTTGTGGGCCGGGATATATTCGCCCAGATATTCATCTTCGTGCGGGATCAAAAGGGCGTCGAGCTGGTGGGCTTCCAGCCATTGGCGGATCTGCGCAACGCGCTGCGAGATAACTGCTTGCATGGGTGTCTTTTTCCTTTCACTGAGTCACCGTCCGTGTGACGGCTAAGAGGCCAGCCTGAATAACGAACACGCCTTGCCATTTGCATTCATGGTGAGGCCGTGTTGGCTGTTCAGGCTGATCTTCCTAAATTAGCGCTTTTGCGTAATAGCTGCAATTAGCTAACAGACAAATCACGGCAGCGCGAGGTGATAATTTGCCGTAACCAGCTATGGCCAGGGTCTTTTTCTTGATGTTGATGCCAGAACAAGGTGTAGGCCATAGGAGGAAGTGCTGACGGTAGCGGTAATACCGCCAAGTCCAGCTGGGCGCTGATGTAGTCGGCAAAGTGGCTCGGGGCGGTGAACACCAGATCGGTGTGGGTACACAGGCTGGCGGCACTGTTGAAGTCCGGAACATACATGGCGATATCCCGCTGCAGCCCGCGTTCGGCCAATTTGTAGTCGAGCAGCCAGCGATCATCATTGCCGCAGCGTACCTGGATATGTCGCTGCCGGAGGTAGCAGTCCTCATCCCATGGTTGCGACAGGATAGGGTGGCCCTGACGTACCAGGCAGCACTGGGTATCGCGGCACAGCTCGGTAAACACAATTCCTTTCGGCGGCATCAGGGTCAGCATCGCATCTTTGGGGTTGAGATCCTTGCCGGTGATCCCGAAGTCCACTTCGCCGTTGGTCAGCTTGTCGAAGGTGTTCGACTCCCAGGCCTGGGTATCGAGGATGATATTCGGGCCTTCGGCAAAAATATCCCCGAGGAACTGCGGCAAGAACAAGGGGTAGGCACTTTCGACCAGCGCCATGCGGAAGTGGCGGTCACTGGTGTGGGGCTCGAAACTGGCCGGGGCGGTTAGGTGCTCGATATCCCTAAGCAGTTGTTCGAGCATGGGCGTCAAGGCCATGGCGCGCGGGGTGGGTTTCATGCCATGGGCGGTACGGACAAACAAGGGATCGTCGAATTGCTCGCGTAGCCGGTTGAGGCTTTTGCTGACGGCAGATTGGCTCAGACATAGCCGCTTGGCGGCCAGGGTGACGCTGCCTTCCTCGAGCAGAACATGGAGGCAGACCAATAGGTTGAGATCTAATCTGGCAAGTTTTTCAAATGACACGGCACCTTCCTCCCGTAAAGACCATGATATTCCTAAATGGAAAATCGGTGTTGAATATATACCATTTCTATTCATATCTCGAACGCCGTAAACTGCCGCCATTGCTCAACAGGATAAAACTATGCAACCGAAACACTCTGCGGATAAACGGCTGGTGGCCTTGATGGTGACCCTGGTGCTGTTCAGCCCGCTAGCTATTGATATTTACCTGCCAGCGCTACCGGCGATGGCGGAGGCCTTTGCGGTCGACTTGACCCGGGTCCAGGATACCGTGACCTGGTTTATGTTCAGCCTTGGCCTCGGCCAGTTGCTGGCGGGCCCTCTGGCTGACCGTATCGGCCGTCGTCCCATTGCCCTTGGCGGTATCGCGATTTACGGCGCGAGCGCCGCTCTGGCCTATGTTGCCCAATCCCTTGATATGCTGCTGGTTGCCCGTCTGCTGCAAGGCTTTGGTGCTTGTGCAACTTCGGTAGCGGCCTTTGCCGCGGTTCGCGATAGCTTCGGTCCGGAGAAAAGTGGCCGGATGATCAGCTACCTCAATGGTGCGATCTGCTTTATCCCGGCATTGGCACCACTCTTGGGTACTTGGCTGACCCACCAGTTTGGCTGGCGCGCCAACTTCAGCTTCATGGCCGGATTCGCTCTGGTAGCAGGCTTGTTTATCTTGCTGTTGTTCCGCGA
Coding sequences within:
- a CDS encoding LysR substrate-binding domain-containing protein is translated as MSFEKLARLDLNLLVCLHVLLEEGSVTLAAKRLCLSQSAVSKSLNRLREQFDDPLFVRTAHGMKPTPRAMALTPMLEQLLRDIEHLTAPASFEPHTSDRHFRMALVESAYPLFLPQFLGDIFAEGPNIILDTQAWESNTFDKLTNGEVDFGITGKDLNPKDAMLTLMPPKGIVFTELCRDTQCCLVRQGHPILSQPWDEDCYLRQRHIQVRCGNDDRWLLDYKLAERGLQRDIAMYVPDFNSAASLCTHTDLVFTAPSHFADYISAQLDLAVLPLPSALPPMAYTLFWHQHQEKDPGHSWLRQIITSRCRDLSVS
- a CDS encoding aminopeptidase P family protein; its protein translation is MQAVISQRVAQIRQWLEAHQLDALLIPHEDEYLGEYIPAHNERLHWATGFTGSAGMAVIARDKAAMFVDGRYVVQVRKQVPGDVYEYRHLIDEPPVQWALDNLAANSKIAIDPRLHSAAWLTRTQEQVAGELELVSISDNPIEQLWSDRPAATLSQAKLMGLDFVGQCSSDKREQIAAELTKQKADAVLLTQLDSIAWLLNIRGSDVPSLPVLLSTALLHADQSVDFYIDPSRLPEGFADHVGTGVRVHAPDALEAGLKQLSGKTVLVDPATSNAWASQTLRDAKATLLEAADPCLLPKAAKNPTEIAGMKACHIRDGVAVSKFLAWVDSQVAQGNLLDEGTLSDKLWQFRSEDSSCTDVSFDTISAAAGNAAMCHYNHNNQPEPSVLEMDNVYLVDSGGQYPDGTTDITRTIAIGEPGDEVKKTFTLVLKGHIGLASARFPKGTTGSQLDALARQHLWAHGFDYDHGTGHGVGHFLSVHEGPQRIAKVHNPTALLPGMVLSNEPGYYRADAFGIRIENLELVVEVETAGDMTVMGFESLTRAPIDRRLVDLSLMTDAELNWLNNYHQTVFDVLSPSLQGDDLAWLEQATAPLAR